The following are from one region of the Arachis duranensis cultivar V14167 chromosome 10, aradu.V14167.gnm2.J7QH, whole genome shotgun sequence genome:
- the LOC107469794 gene encoding uncharacterized protein LOC107469794: MGKMKFYSGVMGVSNTNYNSKLFIKVEFPAARDFFARVNKLDPVDGQGIMPLVCGQPVSDEENFLRLSVYKTIAEIKEHNQRLGFYEPRYIIHIRVIDHTDAASFVLFDGEAAKFLGVSAKDLRQSCVTKGVEKNSCPEEINKLRDIKFIFKVQLKMRNLNSYEPYVIHVLRMTNENSLVSAFLDKYNPDTGLLSHENSELLSLSTGPYNTSKTCESEPTPSPAVDEKHNSKILRAKKHIEEIGEESVSSKSKKGKWVVVED, from the exons ATGGGCAAGATGAAATTTTATAGtg GGGTCATGGGTGTATCTAACACAAACTACAATTCGAAACTGTTTATCAAAGTTGAGTTTCCAGCTGCCAGGGATTTCTTTGCGAG GGTGAACAAATTGGATCCTGTTGATGGACAAGGCATAATGCCGCTGGTCTGTGGTCAACCTGTTTCAGATGAGGAGAATTTTTTGCGTCTGTCAGTCTACAAAACAATTGCAGAGATAAAGGAGCATAATCAG AGACTAGGGTTCTATGAGCCAAG GTACATCATCCACATAAGGGTGATAGACCACACCGATGCTGCCTCTTTTGTTTTGTTCGATGGAGAAGCTGCAAAGTTTCTTGGAGTTTCTGCTAAGGACCTTAGGCAGTCTTGTGTGACTAAG GGTGTTGAGAAAAATTCCTGTCCCGAAGAGATTAATAAGCTTAGGGATATTAAGTTCATCTTCAAAGTGCAACTCAAGATGAGAAATCTGAACTCTTATGAACCATATGTGATTCATGTGCTGAGAATGACTAATGAGAATTCTCTGGTTTCTGCCTTCCTGGATAAATACAATCCTGACACT GGCCTTTTGTCCCATGAAAATTCTGAACTATTGAGTTTGTCTACTGGTCCATACAACACTTCTAAG ACTTGTGAGAGTGAGCCAACTCCATCACCTGCAGTTGATGAGAAACATAATTCTAAGATTCTCAGAGCTAAGAAACATATTGAAGAGATTGGAGAGGAGTCAGTTTCATCCAAATCTAAGAAAGGGAAGTGGGTTGTGGTGGAGGACTAA